The Paenibacillus thermoaerophilus nucleotide sequence AAGGAGCTCGACGGCAACCAGAAGGTCCGCGTCCTGCTGGCGCAAGCGCTGTTCGGCTCACCGAACATCCTGCTGCTTGACGAGCCTACCAACCACCTGGACATCGAATCGGTGCGCTGGCTGGAAAACTTCCTGGCCAACTTCGAAGGAACGGTTATCGTCGTCAGCCACGACCGCCACTTCCTGAATCAGGTTTGCACGCATATCGCCGACATCGACTTCGGCAAAATCCAGATGTACGTCGGCAACTACGACTTCTGGTACGAGTCGAGCCAGTTGGCGCTGAAGCTGCAGCGCGAAGCGAACAAAAAGAAAGAAGAGAAGATCAAGGAGCTGCAGGCGTTCATTCAGCGGTTCAGCGCCAACGCCTCCAAGTCGAAGCAGGCGACGAGCCGGAAGAAGCTGCTGGAGAAAATCACGCTGGACGATATCCGCCCGTCCAACCGGAAATACCCGTTCATCCAATTCAAGTCGGAACGCGAAGCGGGCAAGCAGATGCTTCAGATCGAAGGGCTTACGAAAACCGTCGATGGGGAAAAGATGCTGGACAATTTGTATTTGACCATCAATACGGGAGACAAAGTCGCCTTCGTCGGTCCGAACGGCCTAGCCAAAACGACGCTGTTCCAAATTCTCATGGGCGAGCTGGAGCCTGACGCGGGCACGTATACGTGGGGCGTCACGACGTCGCAGGCGTATTTCCCCAAGGACAACTCCCGCTACTTTGACGGCGTCGATCTGACTCTGGTCGATTGGCTGCGCCAATTCTCCAAGGAGCAGGACGAGACGTTTATCCGCGGTTTCCTCGGCCGCATGCTGTTCTCCGGGGAGGAAGGGCTGAAGAAGGCGAGCGTGCTCTCCGGAGGCGAGAAGGTTCGCTGCATGCTGGCGCGCATGATGCTGTCCGGCGCGAACGTGCTGATTATGGATGAACCGACGAACCACCTGGACCTCGAATCGATCACGGCGCTCAACAACGGGCTGATCGACTTCGACGGCACGCTGCTGTTCGTCTCGCACGACCATCAGTTTGTGCAGACGATCGCCAACCGGATCGTCGAGATTACGCCGAAGGGCGTTA carries:
- a CDS encoding ABC-F family ATP-binding cassette domain-containing protein, which produces MITVTNVSLRFGKRALFEDVNIKFTPGNCYGLIGANGAGKSTFLKILSGELEPTTGHVSINPGERMAVLKQNHYEYDEFPVLRTVIMGHARLYQVMVEKEELYAKPDFTDEDGIRAGELEGEFAELNGWNAEAEAAELLQGLGIPVELHDKLMKELDGNQKVRVLLAQALFGSPNILLLDEPTNHLDIESVRWLENFLANFEGTVIVVSHDRHFLNQVCTHIADIDFGKIQMYVGNYDFWYESSQLALKLQREANKKKEEKIKELQAFIQRFSANASKSKQATSRKKLLEKITLDDIRPSNRKYPFIQFKSEREAGKQMLQIEGLTKTVDGEKMLDNLYLTINTGDKVAFVGPNGLAKTTLFQILMGELEPDAGTYTWGVTTSQAYFPKDNSRYFDGVDLTLVDWLRQFSKEQDETFIRGFLGRMLFSGEEGLKKASVLSGGEKVRCMLARMMLSGANVLIMDEPTNHLDLESITALNNGLIDFDGTLLFVSHDHQFVQTIANRIVEITPKGVIDRVMSYDEYLESPEIKRLREEMYA